The DNA region ATTTGATAACCCAATTGTAAAACATAATACGTAAACTGACATTATTTGTTGATTATTTTTCTACTTCTTATAACATGATGTCCAGGGCATAACTTAgactggtggaaccagcctgatcgctgtgtTCACCATTCTATTTAACTTACATtatgatatctgaagtgaaatagaaaggtgaacacagtgatcaggttggttccaacaggctaatcataaccaccattgataatgtaaccagtgctctgtgtgtgtgttcatgtgtgaccagccagtatctttgatgaggggTCACCTTGGTCGCTGATGGGGAGAacagaattaggtaggtttagtctgactTGTTTAAACTTCAAAATagtatgtttgtgtgtcagatatcacctatccctaactgccattggtaatagaacggtgactgtgtgtatgtgtatgtgttcatCGAAAAATGTATGGAGCCATCACATGcagacttgcaagatgatgtgatgaagtccagactgacagacgggcttgatactgatgtctctgaatggagagagacctggcactcggcATAAACATTTTACTAGTCACAACTTTTAATTGAattgtcttttttattttttttatggaaacagtcaatatggggagggagaaaccctgtgtattctgcaccaggatcagggaactaCTGTTGAATACAGGACACCCCTAACACTTATGTTATGTAAAGAAAATATAATAAccccaaactttttttttttcggGTCTCAGGAGGATTTATATAAAGGGTTGTTAATTCTACATtgacctgttactacatttgaaaCTTATCAAAACACTTAGTTTAGAATAGCTTGTTACTTGTTAATGTTAGTCGTTGTGTATTTATTCTGCATGTTATTATTGTTATATTCCTCTCTCTGCATGGTTGGGAAGGgaccgtaagcatttcactgttagtctacacctgttgtttacaagcatgtgacaaattacatttgattcgatttttttatttgatctatataaattcagcaattgcattcttctcatattactttgtaggctactgacctattTAAAGCTTTCTCCAGCATCGCAccatacatctgcctgtagttattgaactcaatgTTCAGGAgctttgtttgttgtgattgagtgggAGGAAACAGCTCcgggcaaggttctgacagatgggtgtgtcttggtggtggcaaggacacaccaaagaaacacccacatcaaaccatacccccaagccaactcacatttggcttctgtcatggcTGCCAGCATTTCTTGAAGAGCAAGTCAAAAAACTAGGCCAAATCAGCgggtgcagttcccctttaacCTCATAAAGTTAGATCTCAGGAAGTGATTTGTGTTATTAGCTTCCTGTCATTTGCTATCAAAGTGTATTGCCATAACAACTATTAACCAATCTGTTTACTCAAAAAATCAAACTCAAATTCTGTAGTTCAGGCTGAACTACAAAACAAAGGTCTCAGATGAGTATTTTGTCCATTGCTACCTGCAGCCACAGGACTCCACCACCATGTCCTCGTATTGTTTGTAGACCACATTATTGGCTGAGTCAATGTAGAGGATGCTGATTGGGCTGAGGCGAGTGGGCACGCAGCAGGTGGGCGGAGTCGAGTCGGGGTCCATGGAGTTCATGAGCGTCTGGATGATGGCGTGGTTGGTGGGCTCGAGGTGCGAGCGAATAGGGAAGTCGCACACCCCGTCGCAGTGGTAGGCCTCATACTCTAATGGGGCGATGATCCAATCGTCCCAGCCCATCTCCTTGAAGTTGACGTGCAGCTGCTTCCTGTGGCAACGAGGCTTGGGGTTCTTGGCCAGCTTCTTGCTGCGGGTGGTTGGAGCTCGGCGCATGCGCCGCTGAGTGAACAGATACTCGTACACAGTCTTGTTGTCGTGGCCCGACCGGGCTTTGATCTCATTGTAGAACAAGTCGTTTTTCGTGGTGCGCCCGAACATGAGGAAAAAGGCCTTCTCTTTGGTCTGCCTGCCCAGGCGACTGAAGCCCAGTGCCCTGAGGTCCACGGGGCGGCCCCGTTCCAAACCCTCCAGCTCGAAGCAAAGCTGGACGGTGTTCTTGAAATTCTTAAATAGTTTCCAAATGTCAAACACTTCCCATTTGGGCGTATTGTGGTCCTCGATGGTTCGAGTTTGAAGCAGTGTAGCTTTCTGCTTACCTGCTACACAGGTGAAAAGCTTCAGGCAGAAAACTCTACCAGTGGAAAGTGCTTTGTGTGGATCAGCCAGTCTTTTCCTGAGTATACGCAGCTCGGCACCCAGTAACCCCTCCTTCTCCAGGGAACTGATGTTGAAGTAATACTTCTGTCTTCTCAGCTGGGGAAGAAGGGCATCTGTAAAAGAAGATAACAGAACCAAGGGCTTCATTCATATTGACATGTTTCTTTACGTGTTAGTGTGGCTTCTCAGGTAAGACACAGGAGGTAAGAGTTATGTGTAATGTTCTTCTTTGTTTTTGGTGAGGGAAAGAATGGCCATATATAAATTAAAGGCAGCGTTTTCATCCAGGCACAGTACGCGTTCGGAAGTACATTCAAACCAGACATTTGCAGACTACAGACCACATTGAACTGTAAACAGACCATTATTATTGACCTGCAGCTGTTTATGAGTGGATCTACCACCAAGTCATATGGCATTTGCTAAGAGTGGACCAGAaaatacatttaagtcatttagcagacgctcttatccagagcgacttacagttagtgaatacatatatatatatttttttatactggccccccgtgggaaatgaacccacaaccctggcgttgcaaacaccatgccctatcaactgagctacatccctgccggccattccctcccctacactggacgacgcttggccaattgtgcgccgcccatgagtctcccggtcgcggccggctgcgacagagcctggattcgaaccaggatctctagtggcacagttagcactgcgatgcagtgccttagaccactgcgccactcaggaggctagTGAACACCTGAACAACACAACATATATTGAGAAATGGTGGAGTGACTTCTGGATTTAAGAGCCCAACCAGAGATAAAAACACATATGAAACTGAGAAattgaggaaggaggaggagaggaggagaggaggagaaacaggTGGTGggggggaagaagaagaagaagaagaagaagaagaagaagaagaagaagtgtgTTCTGTTTTACAGATGAAAAAAATGCAATGTCTGGCAAGGGATCAGTTACAACTTCTTAGCCATACAAAGGGGAGGTCACCAACAATTTGCAGAGGACCTGTTATACAAATAAAGGGCAAAATAAAAGTACATTAAGTGCTTAAAATGTAAACCTTTAGCAGCTAGAAATATTGAATCAAGGTCTTTTAAACATCATTTTAAAGAGCTTTACACAGTAAAGAACACATTATTTGTTTACACTTTAGAGGCTGTAAATAACTGAGGGAATGGCTATGCAGATGGCTACTGACAGTGTGACAGACCCATAaccaagatttaaaaaaaaaactattatgTCAAACTCCAAGAAACCTTTTGACTTAAGTTTCAAGTTTGCTTCGACTTTAGCTTTCCTTTACCTGTCTAATAAAGAGGTTGGTTTGATGAGCATATGCCTACAGCTCCACTGTCTCTTGGTTGTGTTCAATTTATCAAGTTAACAAAATGCTACAATTAAAGATAAGTAAGCATATTCAGAATTTGGTCTCAATCTTTATAATGATTATATTTTCTTTGGCAGCAGTGAAAAGTTACTTTTATTGGACCACTTATCCATAATTTATAAGCCTTATTTTGACTTTGCAAGCAGTAATGcagattttttttaaagtgtATTATGAGACACCACTGTTCTTTTTTTGTATAACTCATTGTTTGTGTGGCATCAAAAGTTTACCTTGTCCTTTATCCACAACGCTGGTGATGGTGTTGGCCATGCCAGCCTCGTGTAGCACACTAGTGTTCACCTCTCCTGTGGATAGTGACCAATACAGTGACAACATGTAGTCATGTGGCGTCACCAATAGGAGCTTTGGAGAGTGTCTGCCTCTGAGTTTGCCCGTTTCTTTGGCACTCCTTTGGGCCAACCGAGCAATGTGCTTTTGCACATCAACAACTTTTTGCTGTCCAGTTCGTGCTGATGTTCCAGCTCTGGGGACAGTGTTTTCTTTGCTCTGTCCAGGACTGGCTGAGCTTTTTCCTGTTTGCATGCTCAATGCCACGGGAGCAGGCGCAGCTGCTGCTTTAGTAGCATCCCCGCCGGGTACCCAATAGCGCGCAGCCTCCTTGGGCCCCAAATTGACAGCTCCACGAGCATGGCTGGCCGTTACGCCGTGCGGTGATGACACTGATGTCACAGCTTTCGCTTTGGCTGCCTCGCCCTTTATCAGCGGGGGTCCTGTTCTAATGCGCGTGATCCTCGCAGCACTTAGAGACTTCCATCCCCCTGCTCCGTACTTTCCTACCGTCAACCTGGCAGCTGAGCCAATTCCCGGGTTGGCTCCTTCACCTGCTCCGCCTGTGTGCTCCTTGCCTCCGCTCTCGGCTGCGCACTCTGCCGTCCCGGTATGGCGCATTGACGCTGGGATAAAGTCCAGGTATAAGAGAGTCCAACACCCCAATAAAAGAGGGACACGTTTCAGTACTTTCATCCTCTGATCTTCCTTTGAATTTTAGCCAGGGAGAAATGCGCACAGGCTTTTCCCGTTTGAAATAGGTAAACATGAACAAGTTTGGAAAAGTGAAAATGTGGACTAGAAGTTAGTGTTCTATGGTAAATTACACTATGCAAACCGTTACTCCCAGATCCGTTATTCAGTACCATAGTGATGCAAATGTCCTGTTGCAGGTCTTGCTTTCCAATATGCAGTAAATGTCCGAGAAGGTTTGCACTGAGAGGAGAAAACTTGACTTCGCTTAAACTCCCAACTATTCTGCTCGATATCTTGTAAGAGACTTGTTTAAATCCCATTTT from Coregonus clupeaformis isolate EN_2021a chromosome 12, ASM2061545v1, whole genome shotgun sequence includes:
- the LOC123492096 gene encoding growth/differentiation factor 5-like; translated protein: MKVLKRVPLLLGCWTLLYLDFIPASMRHTGTAECAAESGGKEHTGGAGEGANPGIGSAARLTVGKYGAGGWKSLSAARITRIRTGPPLIKGEAAKAKAVTSVSSPHGVTASHARGAVNLGPKEAARYWVPGGDATKAAAAPAPVALSMQTGKSSASPGQSKENTVPRAGTSARTGQQKVVDVQKHIARLAQRSAKETGKLRGRHSPKLLLVTPHDYMLSLYWSLSTGEVNTSVLHEAGMANTITSVVDKGQDALLPQLRRQKYYFNISSLEKEGLLGAELRILRKRLADPHKALSTGRVFCLKLFTCVAGKQKATLLQTRTIEDHNTPKWEVFDIWKLFKNFKNTVQLCFELEGLERGRPVDLRALGFSRLGRQTKEKAFFLMFGRTTKNDLFYNEIKARSGHDNKTVYEYLFTQRRMRRAPTTRSKKLAKNPKPRCHRKQLHVNFKEMGWDDWIIAPLEYEAYHCDGVCDFPIRSHLEPTNHAIIQTLMNSMDPDSTPPTCCVPTRLSPISILYIDSANNVVYKQYEDMVVESCGCR